Part of the Haemophilus influenzae genome is shown below.
GATACAATTGTCCGCTATTGTATAGAACATTAATCAATAAGCCAACTTTTAAAATTTTTGAGAGCTATTTATGCCACAAATTACCCTTTCGGCTGAAGTGCAGCCAGAACAAATGGGACAACGTTTAGACCAAACACTTGCAGAGTTGTTCCCTGAATATTCTCGTTCCCGATTAAAAACATGGATTGAAGCCGATCTCGTAAAACTTAACGACCGCATTACTAATATTCCGCGTGAGAAAGTGCTTGGAGGAGAGAGGATAGAGATTATTGTTGAAGTGGAAGATGAAACACGTTTTGAAGCAGAAAATATTCCATTGAATATCGTGTATGAAGATGATGATATTATTGTGATTAACAAACCAAAAGATCTTGTGGTACACCCCGGTGCTGGCAATCCAAATGGAACTGTACTCAATGCGTTACTCTATCATTATCCACCGATATCAGAAGTACCTCGTGCAGGAATTGTGCATCGATTAGATAAAGATACAACAGGTCTAATGGTTGTTGCTAAAACCATTCCAGCACAAACTAAGTTAGTGCGAGACTTACAAAAACGCAAAATTACGCGCGAATATGAAGCAGTCGCTTCAGGCATTATGACTAAAGGCGGCACAGTAGATCAACCTATGGCTCGTCATGCAACCAAACGTACTTTAATGGCTGTTCATCCAATGGGAAAACCAGCTGTCACCCATTATCGTATTATGGAAAATTACCGTAACTACACCCGTTTACGTTTACGTTTAGAAACGGGGCGCACGCATCAAATCCGCGTTCATATGGCTCATATTGCCCATCCATTGCTAGGCGATCAAACCTATGGCGGACGCCCTCGTCCACCCAAAAATGCGAGTGAAGACTTTATGGAAGTATTGCGTAATTTCAAACGCCAAGCTTTACATGCGGTCATGTTACGCTTAGCTCATCCAATTACAGGGGAAATGATGGAATGGTATGCGCCATTACCAGATGACTTTGTTGAATTGCTTAATGCCCTCAAAGCCGACTATCTCGAACATAAAGATGAGTTAGATTATTAACATGCAAGCGATTAACCCCAATTGGAATGTTCCAAAGAACATTCATGCCTTTACCACTACTCGTGAAGGGGGTGTGAGCTTAGAGCCTTATTTGAGTTTCAACTTAGGCGATCATGTCGGTGATGATAAAAGTGCGGTAAAAACTAACCGCACTTTATTAGTCGAAAAATTTGGCTTACCACAAAAACCTATATTTTTAACGCAAACACACAGCACTCGAGTACTTCAATTACCTTATTCAGGACAAAATCTTGAAGCGGATGCAGTTTATACAAATGTTCCCAATCAAGTTTGCGTTGTTATGACTGCAGACTGTTTGCCAGTTCTATTCACTACAACATCTGGCAATGAAGTGGCTGCAGCACATGCTGGCTGGCGTGGTTTATGCGATGGCGTACTAGAAGAAACAGTGAAATATTTTCAAGCTAAACCTGAAGATATTATCGCGTGGTTTGGCCCTGCAATAGGTCCAAAGGCCTTTCAAGTTGGGATTGATGTTGTAGAAAAGTTTGTTGCAGTAGATGAAAAAGCCAAACTCGCCTTTCAACCTGATGCAATCGAAGAAGGTAAATACTTGAGTAATCTTTATCAAATTGCAACTCAGCGATTAAACAATCTAGGTATTACGCAAATTTATGGTGGAAATCACTGTACATTCAACGAAAAAGAAAAGTTCTTTTCTTATCGCAGGGACAATCAAACGGGACGAATGGCGAGTGTCATTTGGTTTGAATAAATAGTTTAAAAGCGCATTTTACGCGCTTTTAGTAATCTTTGTTTTATATTCTTTCTGCGATAATACCGCCACCCAAACAAACTTCGCCAAGGTAAAATACGGCAGATTGCCCTGGGGTTACTGCTGATTGAGGTTCATCAAAAATAACTCGAATGATTTCATCATCAATTGGTTCAATCACACAAGGAATATCTTGTTGGCGATAACGCGTTTTCACCGTGCAACGTAATGACTCTCGAATTGGTTCGCGATCAACCCAATGTAATTGGCTGGCAATCAATCCTTTTGAAAATAAACGAGGATGATCGTGACCTTGCGCGACAATAAGTTCATTATTTTCTACATCTTTATCTACTACATACCAAGCCTCATCTCCCGCATTTTTTAGACCACCAATGCCTAATCCTTTGCGTTGTCCCAACGTGTGATACATCAAACCATCATGGCGACCAATAATTTCATCATTTACAGTGCGAATATTACCTGGTTGAGCTGGTAAATAGCGTGCTAAGAAATCCTTAAATTTACGCTCACCAATAAAACAAATACCGGTAGAATCTTTTTTCTTCGCCGTAATTAAGCCAAGATCTTCAGCAATAGCACGAACAATGGGCTTCTCGATTTCACCAACGGGGAATAAACTTTGCCCCACTTGTTTATGGCTTAAAGTATAAAGAAAATAACTTTGATCTTTATTGGCATCTAAACCACGTAATAGTTTTGCATTTTCATTATCTCCCGCTCTACGTACATAATGCCCTGTTGCAATATAATCTGCACCGAGATCTTCAGCTGCATATTCTAAAAATGCTTTAAATTTAATTTCTTTATTACACAAAATATCTGGGTTCGGCGTGTGCCCTGCTTTATATTCAGTTAAAAAATGCTCAAAGACATTATCCCAATATTCTGCCGCAAAATTAATTTTATGTAGTTTGATCCCTAATTTATCGCATACTGCTTGAGCATCTGCAAGATCAGCTGCGGCAGTGCAATAATCTGTATCGTCATCTTCTTCCCAGTTTTTCATAAACAGGCCTTCCACCTGATAGCCTTGCTGTTGAAGAATAAAAGCTGACACAGAAGAATCCACGCCACCAGACATACCACAAATCACTTTTTTTGTCGCATTTCTCGCAAGCTGTTCTTGCGTCAGTTGAGGAAAGTGTTGATTATAAGTATTTGAAATTAACATAGTTCTCCCGTAACTTCGGTTAAGGCGAAGCACATTGGTCATTGAATTAGAAAACGGCAAAATAATTTTGCCGTTAATTTTATTTTGCACATAAAGTGCGGTCAGTTTTGAGCAAGTTATTTCACTTCATAAAATTGCGAGTTATCATCTTTTTTCGCAAATTTTTGCTCATATTCAGCTTTTGCTTGTTCATCGCCTGCATCTAATTTTGATTGAAGCGTGTCGCAAGGTTTATCACAATCACAAGCTTTGTCAATACCAAGGCTAGATAAACCACCGCAGCTGCCTTTTAAACTTTGTTTTTTGATAATAAAGCCGATAGACATCAACAATATAATTGCGACGAAAGCGATTAAAGTAAAAAATAAAGTTTGCATAACTATTCTTTTGTTTCTGTTAATTTTTTGAAAGCAGAGGATGATTTGGTAACAAAACCATTATCTGTTCTAATGATTAAATAAACGGCAAGATTATTTTTCTCAGCCACTTCTAACGCCTTGTCTTCCCCCAGCACAAATAACCCTGTAGATAAGCCATCTGCAGTCATTGAGGTTGGTGCAAGTACCGTAATTGAGGCTAAATGATGCTGAATTGGATAACCTGTTTTCGGATCAATTTCATGAGCAAAGCGTTTGCCATTTTCTTCAAAGTAAATACGGTAATCGCCAGAACTTGCCATTCCCATATTGTTTAATCCAATGACAGCTTCAGCCGCTCTTTCGCCTGTTGTAGTTGGTTTTTCAATGGCAATCTGCCAAGGTTTACCTTCAATATTTTTTCCTTTCGCACGAATTTCACCGCCGATTTCAACCATGTAATTCTGAGCATTTAGTTGTTCTAACTTTTCAGCCACCTGATCAACGCCAAAACCTTTAGCAATTGACGATAAATCTACGTAAACTTGAGGAAGTGCTTTGCTTAATGTCGGTTTTGCACCACTCATATCAAGGGCAATTTTATCAATGCCAACCCAGGCTTGGCGTTCAGCTAATTGTTCTGGTGTAGGTTGCTTTTCGGGGCGTTTTTCAGGACCAAATCCCCATAAATTTACAACTGGACCAACAGTTACATCCAACGCGCCTTCGGTCACTTTATTTAAACGAATCGCTTCAGCTAATACTTTGGCAAAATCTGCTGAAATCTCAATCGGTGTGTTCACTTGGGTATTTTGATTGAAGCGGCTCAATTCCGAATCTTTTTTGTAAGTGGACATTTTCGCATTCACATCTTTTAAGATTGCTTCAATTTCTTCATGCGTCTTTTCAGATGTTGCTTTTATTGAACCATCATCAAGGTATTTAACATGATAAGTTGTCCCCATTGTTTTACCGCTTAAAGAGATAACTTTTGTTTCTTTTTGACAAGCAGCAAGACTTAATGCTATTGCTACCGCTATGATACCGCTTATTAATTTTTTCATCTGGATTTCCTAAATTTGTGAATTACTGGCAAACTCAACAAAACTTACCTGTAATCATAGAAAATTTTTAAAAACATCTTAAATTTTGACCGCACTTTATCACAAAGTGCGGTCAGCTTTTATGATGAATTGATTAACTAAAATCAGCCACCAAAGTCATCTAATAAAATGTTTTCATCTTCAACACCAAGATCTTTCAACATTTTAATTACAGCTGCATTCATCACTGGAGGCCCACACATATAGTATTCACAGTCTTCTGGTGCTTCATGATTTTTCAAGTAGTTTTCATAAAGTACATTGTGAATAAAGCCTGTATAGCCAGTCCAATTATCTTCAGGCAATGCATCTGAAAGTGCCACGTGCCATACAAAGTTTGGATTTTCAGCTTGTAATTGGTCAAAGTCTTCTTGATAGAATATTTCACGTTTAGAACGTGCACCATACCAGAACGACATTTTACGTTTAGAATGTAAACGTTTTAATTGGTCGAAGATATGTGAACGCATTGGAGCCATACCCGCACCACCACCGATAAATACCATTTCTGCATTAGTTTCTTTCGCGAAGAATTCACCAAATGGACCAGAAATTGTGACTTTATCTCCTGCTTTTAATGACCAAATGTAAGAAGACATTTGACCAGGAGGCGCATCAGGTTGGCGTGGTGGTGGAGTCGCAATACGAACGTTAAGCATAATGATACCTTTCTCTTCAGGGTATGAAGCCATTGAGTAAGCACGGATAATATGCTCGTCCACTTTAGAGACATAACGCCATAAATCGTATTTATCCCAGTCTTCGTGGTATTCTTCAGGAATATCGAAATCTTTATAGTTCACCACATGTGGCTCAGCTTCGATTTGGATATAACCACCTGCGCGGAAAGGCACTTCCTCGCCTTCAGGGATCGCTAATTTAAGTTCTTTAATAAAAGTTGCTTTGTTATCGTTAGAAATAACAGTACATTCCCATTTTTTCACGCCGAAGATTTCTTCTGGAAGTTCAACTTCCATATTACCTTTTACATTAACTTGACAAGCTAGACGATAACCTTCTTTTGCTTCACGTTTGTTAATGTGAGAAAGTTCGGTTGGAAGAATTTCTCCACCGCCATTTTTCACTTTAACAATACATTGACCACAAGAGCCACCGCCACCGCAAGCAGAAGACACGAAAATACCTTTACTTGCTAAAGCCCCTAATAATTTGCCACCTGCAGGTAATGTGATCGCTTTTTCAGGATCGTCATTGATGTCGATAGTAATATCACCAGAATCGACTAATTTTGATTTCGCAAATAAGATGATTGCCACTAACACTAATACAATAACCGTGAATGCGGCAATACCGAGTGCAAGAATTACTGAATCGCTCATTGATTACACTCCTTATAATTGAATACCAGAGAAAGACATAAAGCCTAGTGCCATTAAACCAACAGAGATAAAGGTAATACCTAAACTTTTTAATCCAGCAGGAATATCAGCGTATTTCATTTTTTCCGTTAAGCCAGCAAGCGCTACAATCGCTAACATCCAACCTAAACCTGAGCCGAAACCATACACGATAGATTCAGGGAAATTGTAATCACGTTGAACCATGAAAGATACCCCACCAAAGATCGCACAGTTTACTGCGATTAAAGGTAAGAAAATCCCTAATGCGTTATAAAGAGATGGCATAAATTTATCTAACACCATTTCAAGAATTTGCACTAAACCAGCAATAACCCCAATGAAAGTGATGAAGTTTAAGAATGATAAATCTACACCTTCAATTAAAGCATTTTCTTTTAGTACATTTGCATAAATTAATTGGTTTACTGGCACTGCGATACCAAGAACGAAAGTTACCGCAATCCCAAGACCAAACGCAGTGGACACCTTTTTAGATACCGCTAAGAAAGTACACATTCCTAAGAAGAAAGAAAGTGCCATATTTTCAATGAAGACTGCCTTAACAAATAGGCTAATATAATGTTCCATTGATTACTTCTCCTGTTGTTCTGGTTTCCAAGTTCTTAATCCCCAGATCACAAATCCGATGATAAAGAATGCACTTGGTGCAAGTAGGAATAAACCATTTGCTTGATACCAGCCACCATTTTGAATAGTTTCGAAAATAGTCATACCAAATAATTTACCTGAACCGATAAGTTCACGGAAAAATGCTACGATAATTAACATCGAACCATAACCTAAGCCATTTCCGATACCATCTACAAAACTTTCAACTGGAGGGGATTTCATCGCAAATGCTTCAGCACGCCCCATTACGATACAGTTAGTAATAATCAAACCAACGAATACTGAAAGTTGTTTAGATAAACCATAAGCATAGGCTTTTAGAATTTGATCCACTACGATAACAAGCGAAGCGATGATTGCGAGCTGTACAATAATACGAATGCTGTTAGGGATATAATTGCGGATTAGGGAAACAAATAAGTTTGATAATCCAGTTACTAAGGTAACTGCAATCGCCATAACAAAAGCAGTTTCTAATTTTGTTGTTACAGCTAATGCAGAACAAATCCCTAAGATTTGCAATGCAATAGGGTTGTTTTTAGCAATTGGCGCTAACAACAGATCTTTATAACTTGTTTTTCCAGACATTAGTTTGCTCCTGAATGAAGTTTTTCAAGATATGGACCAAAGCCATCTTTGCTGAACCAATAATTAAAGGTACCTTGAACACCATTACCTGTTAAAGTTGCACCAGATAAACCATCAATGCTATGTTCATCTTGTGGAGCTTGACCTTTCACAATACGAATGGCAGGTTGATGTTGCTCATCAAATAATTTTTTACCTTTAAATAGACTTGCCCAGTTTGGATTTTCAATTTCTCCGCCCAATCCCGGTGTTTCTCCGTGTTGATAGTAAGTGATTCCATTAATAGTATTACCATCTGGTTGAACAGATACTAAGCCATACATCACTGACCACAAGCCAGTGCCATAAATTGGTAAAATAACTTGTTGAGTTTGACCCTGTTCATCTTTTACAAGATAAACTTCAGTTGTTTTGCTACGAGAACGAATACGTGCTTTATCCGAATCAGCAGGAATTGCTTGTTGGCTATCATCTGCTTGTTGTGTGTATTCACCCGTTGCTAAATCAACGAAACGCGGCTCAATAAATTTTGCATAAGTTTCTTTTACATTCGTATTTGCTTGTAAAAGACCAGCTACATTTAAAATATTTTTTTGTTTATCGAGCAATTTTTGTTCTTCTTGTGCAGGCTTTAACATTACTGCGGAACCAGCAACAATAATGGAACAAACCAAACTCAGTAGTAGCACAACAAGGATTGTGCCGCCTACGCTGTCTTTATTAAACTTAGCCATTTGTTCTTGCTCTCCGACGTTTGATGTTTGCTTGAACAACGATGTAGTCGAAAATCGGTGCAAATAAGTTTGCAAATAAAATCGCTAACATCATTCCTTCTGGATAGGCTGGGTTTACAGTACGAATTAATACAGCCATTACGCCAATTAATGCACCGTACCACCATTTACCAGTATTAGTAAAAGATGCTGAAACAGGATCGGTCGCCATAAATACCATACCCAATGCAAATCCACCTAAAACAAAGTGCCAATGCCAAGGCATTGAGAACATAGGGTTAGTCTCTGAGCCAATTAGGTTAAACAAGGTTGAGGTTGCAATCATGCCAATCATCACACCAGCAATAATGCGCCAAGCTGCAATGCGAGTGAATACAATAACAGCACCGCCAATTAAAATTGCAAGGGTAGAAACTTCCCCCATTGAACCAGGTAAGTTACCAACAAAAGCATCCATCCAAGTAATTGGAGCGCCTGTTACGGTATGTTGCAATGCACCTTGACCACCTTGTGACCACTGTGAAAGTGCGGTTGCACCAGAGAAACCATCTGCGGCAGTCCAAACCGTATCGCCTGAAATTTGAGCTGGATATGCGAAGAATAAGAACGCACGACCAGCAAGTGCAGGGTTCATAAAGTTACGACCTACGCCACCAAAAATTTCTTTTGCAACAATGATACCAAAAGTAATACCTAATGCGGCTTGCCATAGTGGCAATGTTGGTGGAACGATCAAGGCAAATAAAATGGTTGAAACGAACATTCCTTCATTTACTTCGTGACCACGAACCACAGAGAATAACAATTCCCAAATAGTACAAACGGTAAATACCACTAAGTAAATTGGTAAAAAGAAAATTGCTCCAAGAGCCATTTTAGAGCCCCAAGTTGCATTGGCAGTTAAATCTAAACCTAATGAACTTGCAAGAGCATAGTGCCAATCGTTAGCAATTAGTTGATCTAAATTGCCTAATTGATTTAACGCTGGAATCGCTTGGTTACCCACATTGTACATCCCATAGAAAATCGCAGGGAACAACGCAAGGAAAACCGTAATCATCATACGTTTTGAATCTAACGCATCACGAACGTGAGTGTTTTTGTGCGTTACCGTACCTGGTGTATAAAGCAAGGTATAAATCGATTCAAAGATCGGATAAAGCTTGCTGTATTTACCACTGGGTAAAAACGCGGGTTCCATTTTTTCAAAAAGATTTTTCAAACCCATTTTTAACCTTCCTTCTCAATCTTATCTAAGACTTGACGCAAGATTGAACCGTATTCATATTTGCCTGGACAAACGAAAGAACATAACGCCAAGTCTTCTTCGTCTAATTCCAGACAACCTAACTCTTGAGCGCCATCGGTATCGCCCACGATTAAATCACGTAATAATAATGTAGGTAAAATGTCCAACGGCATGACGCGCTCATAGCTACCGATTGGCACCATTGCACGTTCGCCACCATTTTCTGAAGTAGTAAAATTAAACAATTTTTTACTGAAGTGGCCTAATACGGTACGAGTCACAGAATATTTATTGGCTTGTGGCATAATCCAACCAAAAAATTCTTTTTCATTACCTTCAGCGATTACTGATACTTGCAAAGCATAGCGACCTAAATAATCATGTGAATCTTTTGCTATTTGACCACAAAGAACTGAGCCAGAAATTACACGATTTTTACCCGCACTTAATTCATTTTGGGTTAATTGAGAAAGATTAGCACCGATTATTGTACGTACTAAACGAGGTTCTTTCACTTGAGGACCTGCAAGAGAAATTACTCGTTCTGAATAAAGTTCGCCTGTTGTAAATAATTTACCTACAGCGATCACATCTTGATAATTGATATGCCATACAGTTTTTTGAATACCGACAGGATCAATAAAGTGAATATGCGTCCCTACAAGACCAGCTGGATGAACACCAGTAAAATCATGAATCTGTAAATTTTCAAGATCAGCAGTGGGAATATTAGAATCGCCCGCTTTACATAAGTGTAATGGTTTTGAAGGGAATAGACGACTTAATACGGTTAAACCGTTAGTGAAGTCTTGCGAATATTCTTTTAATACGACAGAGGGATCGGCTGCTAATGGATTGGTATCCATCGCGTTTACAAAAATAGAAGATGCTTCACTTTCAATGGATGGAACTTTACTAAATGGACGAGTACGTAATGCCGTCCATAAGCCAGATTCTATCAAGTTTTGTTTTACTTGTTCAGAAGAAAGTGTATTCAATTGTTCTGTGCTATATTTTGCAAAAGTGATTTTTTCATCACCTTCTACATTAATAACAACAGATTGTAATACCCGTTTTTCGCCACGATTGATTGCAGTGATGGTACCGCTTGCAGGGGCTGTAAAAATTACACCAGGATTTTTTTTGTCTTCAAAAAGTACTTGACCTTTTTTCACAACATCGCCTTCGCGTACCTTCATTGAAGGACGCATCCCCACATACTCCTCACCTAGAATCGCAACTTGATTCACAGCGTTGCCGCTATGGATTACTTGTGCTGGTTTTCCCGCAATTGGGAGATCCAAACCTTTCTTAATTGTAATCATACTATTTGCACTACTTTTCAAGGTTAAAAATACAATTGCTAATATAGTAAAAATACCCTAGAAGCAATCTCACGTTTGAGTGTGACAAACCGCTAAAAAAACATTAATGTCACAAAATAAAAAACTCAAATGGATTGATTTCACAGTTAATAATTTTACCGAGAAATCGAATTTGGACTAAATTAAACGCCTCATTCTAGCGAAAATCTCTGTTTTTCGCTACTTAAACAGAGGGTTTTTTGTT
Proteins encoded:
- the rluD gene encoding 23S rRNA pseudouridine(1911/1915/1917) synthase RluD, whose protein sequence is MPQITLSAEVQPEQMGQRLDQTLAELFPEYSRSRLKTWIEADLVKLNDRITNIPREKVLGGERIEIIVEVEDETRFEAENIPLNIVYEDDDIIVINKPKDLVVHPGAGNPNGTVLNALLYHYPPISEVPRAGIVHRLDKDTTGLMVVAKTIPAQTKLVRDLQKRKITREYEAVASGIMTKGGTVDQPMARHATKRTLMAVHPMGKPAVTHYRIMENYRNYTRLRLRLETGRTHQIRVHMAHIAHPLLGDQTYGGRPRPPKNASEDFMEVLRNFKRQALHAVMLRLAHPITGEMMEWYAPLPDDFVELLNALKADYLEHKDELDY
- the pgeF gene encoding peptidoglycan editing factor PgeF, with protein sequence MQAINPNWNVPKNIHAFTTTREGGVSLEPYLSFNLGDHVGDDKSAVKTNRTLLVEKFGLPQKPIFLTQTHSTRVLQLPYSGQNLEADAVYTNVPNQVCVVMTADCLPVLFTTTSGNEVAAAHAGWRGLCDGVLEETVKYFQAKPEDIIAWFGPAIGPKAFQVGIDVVEKFVAVDEKAKLAFQPDAIEEGKYLSNLYQIATQRLNNLGITQIYGGNHCTFNEKEKFFSYRRDNQTGRMASVIWFE
- the mnmA gene encoding tRNA 2-thiouridine(34) synthase MnmA; amino-acid sequence: MLISNTYNQHFPQLTQEQLARNATKKVICGMSGGVDSSVSAFILQQQGYQVEGLFMKNWEEDDDTDYCTAAADLADAQAVCDKLGIKLHKINFAAEYWDNVFEHFLTEYKAGHTPNPDILCNKEIKFKAFLEYAAEDLGADYIATGHYVRRAGDNENAKLLRGLDANKDQSYFLYTLSHKQVGQSLFPVGEIEKPIVRAIAEDLGLITAKKKDSTGICFIGERKFKDFLARYLPAQPGNIRTVNDEIIGRHDGLMYHTLGQRKGLGIGGLKNAGDEAWYVVDKDVENNELIVAQGHDHPRLFSKGLIASQLHWVDREPIRESLRCTVKTRYRQQDIPCVIEPIDDEIIRVIFDEPQSAVTPGQSAVFYLGEVCLGGGIIAERI
- the nqrM gene encoding (Na+)-NQR maturation NqrM — its product is MQTLFFTLIAFVAIILLMSIGFIIKKQSLKGSCGGLSSLGIDKACDCDKPCDTLQSKLDAGDEQAKAEYEQKFAKKDDNSQFYEVK
- a CDS encoding FAD:protein FMN transferase: MKKLISGIIAVAIALSLAACQKETKVISLSGKTMGTTYHVKYLDDGSIKATSEKTHEEIEAILKDVNAKMSTYKKDSELSRFNQNTQVNTPIEISADFAKVLAEAIRLNKVTEGALDVTVGPVVNLWGFGPEKRPEKQPTPEQLAERQAWVGIDKIALDMSGAKPTLSKALPQVYVDLSSIAKGFGVDQVAEKLEQLNAQNYMVEIGGEIRAKGKNIEGKPWQIAIEKPTTTGERAAEAVIGLNNMGMASSGDYRIYFEENGKRFAHEIDPKTGYPIQHHLASITVLAPTSMTADGLSTGLFVLGEDKALEVAEKNNLAVYLIIRTDNGFVTKSSSAFKKLTETKE
- the nqrF gene encoding NADH:ubiquinone reductase (Na(+)-transporting) subunit F, whose protein sequence is MSDSVILALGIAAFTVIVLVLVAIILFAKSKLVDSGDITIDINDDPEKAITLPAGGKLLGALASKGIFVSSACGGGGSCGQCIVKVKNGGGEILPTELSHINKREAKEGYRLACQVNVKGNMEVELPEEIFGVKKWECTVISNDNKATFIKELKLAIPEGEEVPFRAGGYIQIEAEPHVVNYKDFDIPEEYHEDWDKYDLWRYVSKVDEHIIRAYSMASYPEEKGIIMLNVRIATPPPRQPDAPPGQMSSYIWSLKAGDKVTISGPFGEFFAKETNAEMVFIGGGAGMAPMRSHIFDQLKRLHSKRKMSFWYGARSKREIFYQEDFDQLQAENPNFVWHVALSDALPEDNWTGYTGFIHNVLYENYLKNHEAPEDCEYYMCGPPVMNAAVIKMLKDLGVEDENILLDDFGG
- the nqrE gene encoding NADH:ubiquinone reductase (Na(+)-transporting) subunit E, which gives rise to MEHYISLFVKAVFIENMALSFFLGMCTFLAVSKKVSTAFGLGIAVTFVLGIAVPVNQLIYANVLKENALIEGVDLSFLNFITFIGVIAGLVQILEMVLDKFMPSLYNALGIFLPLIAVNCAIFGGVSFMVQRDYNFPESIVYGFGSGLGWMLAIVALAGLTEKMKYADIPAGLKSLGITFISVGLMALGFMSFSGIQL
- the nqrD gene encoding NADH:ubiquinone reductase (Na(+)-transporting) subunit D, which codes for MSGKTSYKDLLLAPIAKNNPIALQILGICSALAVTTKLETAFVMAIAVTLVTGLSNLFVSLIRNYIPNSIRIIVQLAIIASLVIVVDQILKAYAYGLSKQLSVFVGLIITNCIVMGRAEAFAMKSPPVESFVDGIGNGLGYGSMLIIVAFFRELIGSGKLFGMTIFETIQNGGWYQANGLFLLAPSAFFIIGFVIWGLRTWKPEQQEK
- a CDS encoding Na(+)-translocating NADH-quinone reductase subunit C; translation: MAKFNKDSVGGTILVVLLLSLVCSIIVAGSAVMLKPAQEEQKLLDKQKNILNVAGLLQANTNVKETYAKFIEPRFVDLATGEYTQQADDSQQAIPADSDKARIRSRSKTTEVYLVKDEQGQTQQVILPIYGTGLWSVMYGLVSVQPDGNTINGITYYQHGETPGLGGEIENPNWASLFKGKKLFDEQHQPAIRIVKGQAPQDEHSIDGLSGATLTGNGVQGTFNYWFSKDGFGPYLEKLHSGAN
- a CDS encoding NADH:ubiquinone reductase (Na(+)-transporting) subunit B, translated to MGLKNLFEKMEPAFLPSGKYSKLYPIFESIYTLLYTPGTVTHKNTHVRDALDSKRMMITVFLALFPAIFYGMYNVGNQAIPALNQLGNLDQLIANDWHYALASSLGLDLTANATWGSKMALGAIFFLPIYLVVFTVCTIWELLFSVVRGHEVNEGMFVSTILFALIVPPTLPLWQAALGITFGIIVAKEIFGGVGRNFMNPALAGRAFLFFAYPAQISGDTVWTAADGFSGATALSQWSQGGQGALQHTVTGAPITWMDAFVGNLPGSMGEVSTLAILIGGAVIVFTRIAAWRIIAGVMIGMIATSTLFNLIGSETNPMFSMPWHWHFVLGGFALGMVFMATDPVSASFTNTGKWWYGALIGVMAVLIRTVNPAYPEGMMLAILFANLFAPIFDYIVVQANIKRRRARTNG
- a CDS encoding Na(+)-translocating NADH-quinone reductase subunit A, producing the protein MITIKKGLDLPIAGKPAQVIHSGNAVNQVAILGEEYVGMRPSMKVREGDVVKKGQVLFEDKKNPGVIFTAPASGTITAINRGEKRVLQSVVINVEGDEKITFAKYSTEQLNTLSSEQVKQNLIESGLWTALRTRPFSKVPSIESEASSIFVNAMDTNPLAADPSVVLKEYSQDFTNGLTVLSRLFPSKPLHLCKAGDSNIPTADLENLQIHDFTGVHPAGLVGTHIHFIDPVGIQKTVWHINYQDVIAVGKLFTTGELYSERVISLAGPQVKEPRLVRTIIGANLSQLTQNELSAGKNRVISGSVLCGQIAKDSHDYLGRYALQVSVIAEGNEKEFFGWIMPQANKYSVTRTVLGHFSKKLFNFTTSENGGERAMVPIGSYERVMPLDILPTLLLRDLIVGDTDGAQELGCLELDEEDLALCSFVCPGKYEYGSILRQVLDKIEKEG